One genomic region from Lynx canadensis isolate LIC74 chromosome E1, mLynCan4.pri.v2, whole genome shotgun sequence encodes:
- the DPH1 gene encoding LOW QUALITY PROTEIN: 2-(3-amino-3-carboxypropyl)histidine synthase subunit 1 (The sequence of the model RefSeq protein was modified relative to this genomic sequence to represent the inferred CDS: inserted 1 base in 1 codon), with amino-acid sequence MAALVESVAAEPGGRSGPGRGRAPRGRLANQIPPEILNNPHLQAAIQVLPSNYNFEIPKTIWRIQQAQAKKVALQMPEGLLLFACTIVDILERFTEAEAMVMGDVTYGACCVDDFTARALGADFLVHYGHSCLVPMDTSVQDFRXLYVFVDIRIDTTHLLDSIRLTFPPASSLALVSTIQFVSTLQAAAQELKAEYRVSVPQCKPLSPGEILGCTSSHLPKEVEAVVYLGDGRFHLESVMIANPSVPAYRYDPYSKVLSREHYDHQRMQANRQEAITTARSAKSWGLILGTLGRQGSPKILEHLESRLQALGLPFMRLLLSEIFPSKLSLFPEVDVWVQVACPRLSIDWGTAFPKPLLTPYEAVVALRDISWQQPYPMDFYAGSSLGPWTVNHGRNRPPQALGRPSLTKMQIQEEPTRPTPAAACNDCSCREEKGAPLIP; translated from the exons ATGGCGGCGCTGGTGGAGTCGGTGGCTGCAGAGCCCGGCGGCCGAAGCGGCCCTGGCAGAG GTCGAGCCCCTCGGGGACGCTTGGCCAATCAGATCCCCCCTGAGATCCTGAACAACCCCCACCTGCAGGCAGCCATTCAAGTCTTGCCTTCCAACTATAACTTTGAGATTCCCAAGACCATCTGGAGGATTCAACAGGCTCAGGCCAAGAAGG TGGCCTTGCAAATGCCTGAAGGCCTTCTCCTTTTTGCCTGCACCATTGTGGATATCTTGGAAAG GTTCACAGAGGCCGAAGCGATGGTGATGGGTGATGTGACGTATGGGGCCTGCTGTGTGGATGACTTTACTGCAAGGGCCCTGGGAGCTGACTTCCTGGTGCACTATGGCCACAGCTGCCTGG TTCCCATGGACACCTCGGTCCAAGACTTCC TGCTGTACGTCTTTGTGGACATCCGGATAGATACTACCCACCTCCTGGATTCTATCCGCCTCACCTTCCCCCCAGCCAGTTCCCTTGCCTTGGTCAGCACCATTCAGTTTGTGTCAACCTTGCAG GCAGCTGCCCAGGAGCTGAAAGCTGAGTATCGTGTGAGTGTCCCACAGTGCAAGCCCCTATCTCCTGGGGAGATTCTGGGCTGTACATCCTCCCACCTGCCCAAAGAGGTGGAGGCTGTTGT ATATCTTGGAGATGGCCGCTTCCATCTGGAGTCTGTCATGATTGCTAACCCTAGTGTCCCCGCTTACCG ATATGACCCATACAGCAAAGTCTTATCCAGAGAGCACTATGACCACCAGCGCATGCAGGCCAACCGCCAAGAAGCCATAACCACAGCCCGCTCAGCTAAATCCTGGGGCCTTATCCTGGGCACTTTGGGCCGCCAGGGCAGCCCTAAGATTCTGGAG CACCTGGAATCTCGGCTCCAAGCCTTGGGACTTCCATTCATGAGGCTGCTGCTCTCTGAGATCTTCCCCAGCAAGCTTAGCCTGTTTCCTGAGGTGGATGT GTGGGTGCAGGTGGCATGTCCACGCCTTTCCATTGACTGGGGCACAGCCTTCCCCAAGCCGCTGCTGACACCCTATGAG GCAGTGGTCGCCCTGAGGGACATTTCCTGGCAGCAACCCTACCCCATGGACTTCTACGCCGGCAGTTCCTTGGGGCCGTGGACAGTGAACCACGGACGGAACCGCCCCCCCCAGGCCCTGGGCCGGCCGTCGCTGACGAAG ATGCAAATACAGGAGGAGCCCACGCGCCCTACTCCAGCAGCGGCCTGCAACGATTGCAGCtgcagagaagaaaagggagctCCGCTCATTCCGTAG
- the OVCA2 gene encoding esterase OVCA2, with protein sequence MAARRPLRVLGLAGFRQSERAFREKTGALRKALRGRAELVCLSGPHLVANAAGPESVGPASGETALPEPCLPEEQPRGWWFSEQEADVFNALSHPTVCRGLEEALGTVAQALKKLGPFDGLLGFSQGAALAALVCALGQAGDPRFPLPRFIILVSGFCPRGLGLKEPILQGPLSLPSLHVFGDTDCVIPPQESMQLASRFTGAINLTHSGGHFIPAAAAQRQVYLKFLDQFAE encoded by the exons ATGGCGGCGCGGCGGCCGTTGCGGGTGTTGGGGCTGGCGGGCTTCCGACAGAGCGAGCGGGCCTTCCGCGAGAAGACGGGAGCCCTGAGGAAGGCGCTGCGGGGCCGCGCCGAGCTCGTGTGCCTCAGCGGCCCGCACCTGGTCGCGAATGCCGCGGGCCCCGAGAGCGTCGGGCCAGCCTCCGGCGAGACGGCCCTGCCCG AGCCCTGCCTTCCGGAGGAGCAGCCTCGAGGCTGGTGGTTTTCAGAACAGGAAGCAGACGTTTTCAACGCCCTGAGCCATCCCACAGTGTGCAGAGGTCTGGAGGAAGCCTTGGGAACCGTGGCACAGGCACTGAAGAAACTGGGGCCTTTTGATGGGCTTCTTGGTTTCAGCCAGGGGGCCGCGCTAGCAGCCCTTGTGTGCGCCCTTGGCCAAGCGGGAGATCCTCGCTTTCCCTTGCCAAGGTTTATCATCCTGGTGTCTGGTTTCTGTCCCCGGGGCCTTGGACTCAAAGAACCCATCCTGCAGGGCCCCTTGTCGCTGCCTTCCCTCCATGTTTTCGGGGACACTGACTGTGTCATCCCCCCTCAGGAAAGTATGCAACTGGCTAGCCGATTCACTGGAGCCATCAACCTCACCCACTCTGGTGGCCATTTCATTCCAGCAGCTGCAGCCCAGCGCCAGGTCTACCTCAAGTTCTTGGACCAGTTTGCAGAGTGA